One segment of Anopheles stephensi strain Indian chromosome 3, UCI_ANSTEP_V1.0, whole genome shotgun sequence DNA contains the following:
- the LOC118512893 gene encoding protein lifeguard 1-like isoform X2 encodes MQDPNQAYYGGQYPQQPGYNPNYPPQQPGYPPQQQPGYPSGGYIPGYPPQQQPGYPPQQQPGYPPQPGFVQPPPPGMPSAYGTAYDPETGSVKGFEFNDQSIRRGFIRKVYSILTAQLLITLGFITLFLYHRPTKLWVQNHPEMFWIALGVMIVTLISMACCGDVRRKAPMNFIFLTLFTLAQAFLLGVTTANFSSQEVMLAVGITAAVCLGLTLFAFQTKWDFTVMGGILFVAALILMLFGLIAIFFPGKTITLVYASAGALIFSIYLVYDTQLMLGGEHKYSISPEEYIFAALNLYLDIVNIFLYILTIIGATRD; translated from the exons ATGCAAG ACCCTAATCAAGCGTACTACGGTGGACAGTATCCACAGCAGCCCGGCTACAACCCGAACTATCCGCCACAGCAGCCCGGTTATCCACCGCAGCAACAGCCCGGCTACCCATCCGGTGGTTATATCCCCGGCTATCCACCTCAACAGCAGCCCGGCTATCCACCCCAGCAGCAGCCCGGCTATCCACCTCAGCCCGGATTCGTACAACCTCCACCACCGGGAATGCCTAGCGCGTACGGTACCGCGTACGACCCGGAGACGGGCAGCGTGAAGGGGTTCGAGTTTAACGATCAATCGATCCGGCGTGGATTCATCCGCAAGGTTTACTCCATTCTCACG GCTCAACTGCTGATCACGCTCGGCTTCATAACGCTCTTTCTCTACCACCGACCGACGAAGCTATGGGTCCAAAACCATCCGGAAATGTTTTGGATTGCGCTCGGCGTCATGATTGTGACGCTGATCTCGATGGCCTGCTGTGGTGATGTGCGCCGAAAGGCACCGATGAACTTCATTTTCCTCACGCTCTTTACACTGGCCCAAGCGTTCCTGCTCGGCGTTACTACGGCCAACTTTAGCTCGCAAGAG GTAATGCTGGCGGTCGGCATAACGGCAGCCGTCTGTCTCGGGCTGACACTGTTCGCGTTCCAAACCAAGTGGGACTTTACCGTGATGGGCGGCATCCTGTTCGTGGCCGCCCTGATCCTGATGCTGTTCGGGCTGATCGCGATCTTCTTCCCGGGCAAAACGATTACGCTCGTGTACGCGTCGGCCGGTGCGCTGATCTTCTCCATCTATCTCGTGTACGACACGCAGCTCATGTTGGGCGGCGAGCACAAGTACTCGATCAGCCCGGAAGAGTACATCTTTGCCGCGCTGAACCTTTACCTGGACATTGTGAACATTTTCCTGTACATCCTTACCATCATCGGGGCGACGCGCGATTAA
- the LOC118512893 gene encoding protein lifeguard 1-like isoform X1 has translation MAYQGGGYYQDPNQAYYGGQYPQQPGYNPNYPPQQPGYPPQQQPGYPSGGYIPGYPPQQQPGYPPQQQPGYPPQPGFVQPPPPGMPSAYGTAYDPETGSVKGFEFNDQSIRRGFIRKVYSILTAQLLITLGFITLFLYHRPTKLWVQNHPEMFWIALGVMIVTLISMACCGDVRRKAPMNFIFLTLFTLAQAFLLGVTTANFSSQEVMLAVGITAAVCLGLTLFAFQTKWDFTVMGGILFVAALILMLFGLIAIFFPGKTITLVYASAGALIFSIYLVYDTQLMLGGEHKYSISPEEYIFAALNLYLDIVNIFLYILTIIGATRD, from the exons ATGGCATATCAAGGAGGAGGATACTATCAAG ACCCTAATCAAGCGTACTACGGTGGACAGTATCCACAGCAGCCCGGCTACAACCCGAACTATCCGCCACAGCAGCCCGGTTATCCACCGCAGCAACAGCCCGGCTACCCATCCGGTGGTTATATCCCCGGCTATCCACCTCAACAGCAGCCCGGCTATCCACCCCAGCAGCAGCCCGGCTATCCACCTCAGCCCGGATTCGTACAACCTCCACCACCGGGAATGCCTAGCGCGTACGGTACCGCGTACGACCCGGAGACGGGCAGCGTGAAGGGGTTCGAGTTTAACGATCAATCGATCCGGCGTGGATTCATCCGCAAGGTTTACTCCATTCTCACG GCTCAACTGCTGATCACGCTCGGCTTCATAACGCTCTTTCTCTACCACCGACCGACGAAGCTATGGGTCCAAAACCATCCGGAAATGTTTTGGATTGCGCTCGGCGTCATGATTGTGACGCTGATCTCGATGGCCTGCTGTGGTGATGTGCGCCGAAAGGCACCGATGAACTTCATTTTCCTCACGCTCTTTACACTGGCCCAAGCGTTCCTGCTCGGCGTTACTACGGCCAACTTTAGCTCGCAAGAG GTAATGCTGGCGGTCGGCATAACGGCAGCCGTCTGTCTCGGGCTGACACTGTTCGCGTTCCAAACCAAGTGGGACTTTACCGTGATGGGCGGCATCCTGTTCGTGGCCGCCCTGATCCTGATGCTGTTCGGGCTGATCGCGATCTTCTTCCCGGGCAAAACGATTACGCTCGTGTACGCGTCGGCCGGTGCGCTGATCTTCTCCATCTATCTCGTGTACGACACGCAGCTCATGTTGGGCGGCGAGCACAAGTACTCGATCAGCCCGGAAGAGTACATCTTTGCCGCGCTGAACCTTTACCTGGACATTGTGAACATTTTCCTGTACATCCTTACCATCATCGGGGCGACGCGCGATTAA
- the LOC118512893 gene encoding protein lifeguard 2-like isoform X3, with the protein MPSAYGTAYDPETGSVKGFEFNDQSIRRGFIRKVYSILTAQLLITLGFITLFLYHRPTKLWVQNHPEMFWIALGVMIVTLISMACCGDVRRKAPMNFIFLTLFTLAQAFLLGVTTANFSSQEVMLAVGITAAVCLGLTLFAFQTKWDFTVMGGILFVAALILMLFGLIAIFFPGKTITLVYASAGALIFSIYLVYDTQLMLGGEHKYSISPEEYIFAALNLYLDIVNIFLYILTIIGATRD; encoded by the exons ATGCCTAGCGCGTACGGTACCGCGTACGACCCGGAGACGGGCAGCGTGAAGGGGTTCGAGTTTAACGATCAATCGATCCGGCGTGGATTCATCCGCAAGGTTTACTCCATTCTCACG GCTCAACTGCTGATCACGCTCGGCTTCATAACGCTCTTTCTCTACCACCGACCGACGAAGCTATGGGTCCAAAACCATCCGGAAATGTTTTGGATTGCGCTCGGCGTCATGATTGTGACGCTGATCTCGATGGCCTGCTGTGGTGATGTGCGCCGAAAGGCACCGATGAACTTCATTTTCCTCACGCTCTTTACACTGGCCCAAGCGTTCCTGCTCGGCGTTACTACGGCCAACTTTAGCTCGCAAGAG GTAATGCTGGCGGTCGGCATAACGGCAGCCGTCTGTCTCGGGCTGACACTGTTCGCGTTCCAAACCAAGTGGGACTTTACCGTGATGGGCGGCATCCTGTTCGTGGCCGCCCTGATCCTGATGCTGTTCGGGCTGATCGCGATCTTCTTCCCGGGCAAAACGATTACGCTCGTGTACGCGTCGGCCGGTGCGCTGATCTTCTCCATCTATCTCGTGTACGACACGCAGCTCATGTTGGGCGGCGAGCACAAGTACTCGATCAGCCCGGAAGAGTACATCTTTGCCGCGCTGAACCTTTACCTGGACATTGTGAACATTTTCCTGTACATCCTTACCATCATCGGGGCGACGCGCGATTAA